Proteins co-encoded in one Pyramidobacter piscolens W5455 genomic window:
- a CDS encoding YceD family protein, which translates to MDLKEPLSCGAQEFPFTRPLKVTAETRRTPEGADVLIGIEGEVATECRRCCAPLTVAIQQEFMYSYILQSEDVGKVQEEEELFSDSNRVVMPVPWLGGSIDVTDLVWECLVVALPLYATCPEGCIEIDSLLPAEDRMDPRFLALTDLLDEEKQKGGK; encoded by the coding sequence TTGGACCTGAAAGAGCCGCTGTCCTGCGGCGCTCAGGAATTCCCCTTCACGCGGCCGCTCAAAGTCACCGCGGAAACGCGGCGAACGCCCGAAGGCGCCGACGTTTTGATCGGGATCGAGGGAGAAGTTGCTACCGAATGCCGTAGATGTTGTGCGCCTTTAACGGTTGCAATTCAGCAGGAATTCATGTATTCTTACATCTTGCAGTCGGAAGATGTTGGAAAAGTACAAGAAGAAGAGGAATTATTCTCCGATTCCAACAGAGTCGTTATGCCCGTTCCGTGGCTCGGCGGCAGTATCGACGTGACCGATCTCGTGTGGGAATGCCTTGTGGTGGCTCTGCCGCTTTACGCGACGTGCCCAGAGGGATGCATCGAGATCGATTCGCTCCTCCCCGCCGAGGATCGAATGGATCCGCGTTTCCTGGCTCTGACAGATTTACTGGATGAAGAAAAGCAAAAAGGAGGGAAATGA
- the fapR gene encoding transcription factor FapR, with the protein MSLKNGKLKRHEKLFALIEQNPLYTDEDLARLLKVSLSTIRLDRALMGVPELRERTRQMAERAVSRLRSLKQEEFIGELLGLEPNIWALSVLQTTKEMAFRHTNQVWDQYIYAQASTLAIAVVEADMVVVQTFRGRYSAPAVVGDRLVARAKVGVHEGDKYIVSVHTSVGEREIYVGRFIVRALSSGEESTVLAVRGSEG; encoded by the coding sequence ATGTCACTGAAAAATGGCAAATTGAAGCGCCACGAAAAGTTATTCGCGCTGATAGAACAGAATCCTCTCTATACCGACGAAGACCTCGCTCGGCTGCTGAAAGTGAGTCTCAGCACGATCCGGCTCGACCGCGCTCTCATGGGCGTACCGGAACTGCGCGAGCGCACTCGTCAGATGGCCGAACGGGCTGTCAGCCGCCTGCGTTCTCTGAAGCAGGAGGAATTCATCGGCGAACTTCTGGGGCTGGAGCCGAACATCTGGGCGCTGTCCGTGCTTCAAACCACCAAGGAAATGGCTTTTCGGCATACCAATCAAGTCTGGGACCAATATATCTACGCTCAAGCAAGCACCCTTGCGATCGCTGTCGTGGAAGCCGATATGGTCGTCGTGCAGACGTTCCGCGGCCGGTACAGCGCTCCCGCGGTTGTGGGAGACCGACTGGTGGCCCGGGCGAAAGTGGGCGTCCATGAAGGCGATAAATACATTGTGAGCGTTCATACCAGCGTGGGTGAGCGAGAGATTTACGTGGGGCGCTTTATCGTGCGGGCTCTGTCGAGCGGAGAAGAAAGTACGGTTTTAGCCGTGCGGGGGAGCGAGGGATAA
- the plsX gene encoding phosphate acyltransferase PlsX translates to MIIAVDAMGGDHGASAVCPGVIEACNRNSDLEIALIGDKTVIEPYLDKADGSVRGRIRVIHAEEVVDPNESPAKAIRCKKRSSMRIAMEMVRSGEAKGCVSSGSTGAIVAGGVLVVGRLKGIDRPGLGILLPTKKPVFLLDAGATVRCKPLNLVQFSLMGSVYMKDVEKLSLSPRVCLLSNGSEEIKGDDVIVAARERLRASDDLNFGGYVEANRVPMGDADVVVCDGFSGNVMLKSFEGLIKFCKGLVKETIQESWLAKAGALLLYPSMKRLGARVDYQRYGGSALMGVNGAVIKAHGRSKAPAIANAIGVAYSFVERNALERIREDIAQELEKVAAEETLC, encoded by the coding sequence ATGATAATTGCCGTAGACGCCATGGGCGGCGATCACGGCGCGTCTGCCGTTTGTCCTGGCGTCATTGAAGCATGCAATAGAAACAGCGATCTCGAGATCGCTTTGATTGGGGATAAAACCGTCATTGAACCTTATCTGGACAAAGCTGACGGCAGCGTCCGAGGCCGTATTCGCGTGATTCATGCCGAGGAAGTGGTCGATCCGAACGAGTCGCCCGCGAAGGCGATCCGTTGCAAAAAGCGTTCCAGCATGCGCATCGCTATGGAAATGGTCCGGTCGGGTGAGGCCAAGGGCTGCGTCTCCTCCGGCAGCACGGGCGCGATCGTGGCCGGCGGCGTGCTTGTGGTCGGTCGTCTGAAGGGCATCGACCGCCCCGGTTTGGGGATCTTGCTGCCGACGAAGAAACCGGTGTTCCTTCTCGACGCCGGAGCCACCGTTCGCTGCAAGCCGCTGAATCTGGTGCAGTTTTCGCTGATGGGTTCCGTTTACATGAAGGACGTGGAAAAGCTCTCCTTGTCGCCGCGGGTCTGCCTGCTTTCCAATGGTTCCGAAGAGATCAAGGGCGACGACGTCATCGTGGCGGCTCGCGAACGGTTGCGCGCGAGCGACGACTTGAATTTCGGCGGTTATGTCGAGGCCAACCGAGTCCCCATGGGCGACGCGGACGTCGTGGTTTGCGACGGTTTTTCCGGCAACGTCATGCTCAAGTCCTTTGAAGGATTGATCAAGTTCTGCAAGGGACTGGTCAAAGAAACCATCCAGGAGTCTTGGCTGGCGAAAGCCGGCGCGCTGTTGCTGTACCCTTCCATGAAGAGACTCGGCGCGCGCGTCGATTATCAGCGCTACGGCGGTTCCGCGCTGATGGGCGTGAACGGTGCGGTGATCAAAGCCCACGGGCGTTCCAAAGCGCCCGCCATCGCCAACGCCATCGGCGTGGCCTACAGCTTTGTG
- the rpmF gene encoding 50S ribosomal protein L32, with translation MATPKMKVSHRRTHMRFAHWLGEKTAPNMTACSHCGEMIQNYCACPVCGYYRGRKVLKVAADKAETEAKAE, from the coding sequence ATGGCAACCCCGAAGATGAAAGTGTCCCACCGCAGGACTCACATGCGCTTTGCCCATTGGCTGGGCGAAAAGACCGCTCCCAACATGACGGCCTGCTCTCACTGCGGCGAAATGATCCAAAACTATTGCGCGTGCCCCGTCTGCGGCTATTATCGCGGCCGCAAGGTGCTCAAGGTCGCCGCCGACAAGGCCGAAACCGAAGCGAAAGCCGAGTAA
- the coaD gene encoding pantetheine-phosphate adenylyltransferase, with product MYRHKAVYPGSFDPITNGHVFIAERAAALFDEVEVSVLINPDKKGAFAIDERVDMAREALKHLSNVTVNSFSGLLVDFLRQRKSSIVIRGLRALSDFEYEFQMALMNRQLAPEIETLFIVTDAKYSFLSSHTIKDVFQLGGEVRNLVPPYVHRRLVERFHSGVKAGAAVVKS from the coding sequence ATGTACAGGCATAAGGCGGTCTATCCCGGTTCCTTCGACCCGATCACGAACGGCCACGTGTTCATCGCCGAACGCGCGGCGGCGCTGTTCGACGAGGTCGAGGTCTCGGTCCTGATCAATCCCGACAAAAAAGGAGCCTTCGCGATCGACGAACGGGTCGATATGGCTCGCGAGGCTCTCAAACATCTTTCCAACGTGACGGTGAATTCTTTCTCCGGACTGCTGGTGGATTTTTTGCGCCAGCGCAAAAGCAGCATCGTCATCCGCGGCCTGCGGGCGCTGTCCGACTTCGAGTACGAGTTTCAGATGGCGCTGATGAACCGTCAGCTGGCGCCGGAGATCGAAACGCTGTTCATCGTCACCGACGCCAAATATTCGTTCCTTTCCAGCCATACCATCAAGGACGTGTTCCAGCTCGGCGGCGAGGTGCGCAACCTCGTGCCGCCCTACGTGCACCGCCGCCTGGTGGAGCGCTTTCACAGCGGCGTCAAAGCCGGCGCCGCTGTGGTGAAAAGCTAG
- a CDS encoding nucleotidyltransferase family protein, with the protein MRKIVGVVAEYNPFHRGHRYQIEEIKKKNAGAAVISVLSSNFLQRGAPALLDKWERARAAVRCGVDLALELPLPFCGNNAGVFAGGAVALLKATGVVEAISFGMEDETDLLGVISAILVQEPPAFKAILQDFLKKGHSYAQARAGAIERLCPGGGALLGKPNNTLAVAYAEAALRQKAGFELLPVRRAGAGYNDPSEGEIMSATGIREALLNGRTEVAYRAMPDESAAILRKNIAAGRCCLDWQPLWQAVRLLLMRAASAELARYADISEGIENRFLDLYPRCESFEELAERVATRRYPRTRVRRQLMGMLLNVSEADNQLFQRRGPAYIRPLAMNRRGRELLRLMRKKSSLPVVTKPAGLRGDGYAQKIMALEFRGAALWESFLPRPDWEREKKAVPLLLDD; encoded by the coding sequence ATGAGAAAAATCGTCGGCGTCGTCGCCGAATACAATCCTTTTCACCGAGGCCATCGATACCAGATCGAGGAAATAAAAAAGAAAAACGCCGGCGCGGCCGTTATCTCCGTTTTGTCGTCGAACTTCCTGCAGCGGGGCGCGCCCGCGCTGCTGGACAAATGGGAACGCGCCCGCGCCGCGGTGCGCTGCGGCGTCGATCTGGCGCTCGAGCTGCCGCTGCCTTTCTGCGGCAACAACGCCGGCGTTTTCGCCGGCGGCGCCGTGGCGCTGCTGAAAGCAACGGGCGTCGTCGAGGCCATTTCCTTCGGCATGGAAGATGAAACGGATCTGCTTGGCGTAATCTCCGCTATTTTAGTCCAGGAACCTCCGGCTTTCAAGGCTATTTTACAGGATTTCTTAAAAAAAGGACATTCTTACGCCCAGGCGAGGGCCGGGGCAATCGAGCGGCTTTGTCCCGGCGGCGGCGCGCTGTTGGGCAAACCCAACAACACGCTGGCCGTCGCCTACGCGGAAGCGGCGCTGCGCCAGAAGGCCGGCTTCGAACTGTTGCCGGTGCGGCGCGCCGGCGCCGGCTACAACGATCCAAGCGAAGGCGAAATCATGAGCGCGACGGGGATCCGCGAAGCGCTTCTGAACGGACGGACGGAGGTCGCGTACCGCGCCATGCCGGACGAAAGCGCGGCCATCCTTCGAAAAAATATCGCCGCCGGGCGCTGCTGCCTCGATTGGCAGCCGCTCTGGCAGGCAGTGCGGCTGCTGCTCATGCGCGCCGCAAGCGCAGAACTGGCACGGTACGCCGACATCAGCGAAGGCATCGAGAACCGCTTTCTCGACCTGTACCCGCGCTGCGAAAGTTTCGAAGAACTGGCCGAACGGGTCGCCACGCGCCGCTATCCGCGCACGCGCGTCCGCCGTCAGCTCATGGGCATGCTGCTGAACGTCAGCGAGGCGGACAACCAACTCTTTCAGCGCCGCGGCCCCGCCTACATCCGCCCGCTGGCGATGAACCGGCGCGGGCGCGAGCTGCTGCGCCTGATGCGCAAAAAAAGTTCACTGCCGGTGGTCACGAAACCCGCCGGGCTGCGCGGCGACGGCTACGCCCAAAAGATCATGGCGCTGGAGTTCCGCGGCGCGGCGCTGTGGGAAAGTTTTCTTCCCCGCCCCGACTGGGAGCGCGAGAAGAAGGCCGTGCCGCTGCTCCTCGACGACTAG
- a CDS encoding acetate/propionate family kinase, whose product MKILVINCGSSSLKYQVFDMDNESVLAKGLVERIGIDGSRLKHTKIGMDAVVTETAIPDHKVAVDLVLKSLLDAKVGVLKSLDELGAVGHRVVHGGEEFASSVKITPAVMNALKRCAPLAPLHNPANIIGIEAITAALPSVPQVGVFDTAFHQTMPDYAFRYAVPEKYYKEDHVRRYGFHGTSHRFVSARCAEILGRPIEELKIITCHLGNGSSLAAVDHGKVVDTSMGFTPLPGVVMGTRCGDVDPSVVTFIAQKEGAEKTDKILNKESGLLGVSGVSADLRDVEEGMNKGDVKCALAYKMLTYSVKKYIGAYAAAMGGVDAIVFTAGIGENSATTRQMVTEGLEFLGVKMDYSKNNFRGEERVISASDSKVKVIVIPTNEELVIARDTKKMAF is encoded by the coding sequence ATGAAGATTCTCGTTATCAACTGCGGCAGCTCCTCTCTGAAGTATCAGGTCTTCGACATGGACAACGAATCCGTGCTTGCCAAAGGTCTGGTCGAGCGCATCGGCATCGACGGTTCCCGCCTCAAGCACACCAAGATCGGCATGGACGCGGTGGTGACCGAGACCGCGATCCCCGATCACAAGGTCGCTGTCGATCTCGTCCTCAAGTCGCTGCTCGACGCCAAGGTCGGCGTGCTCAAGAGCCTCGACGAACTGGGCGCTGTCGGGCATCGCGTCGTCCACGGCGGCGAGGAGTTCGCCAGCTCCGTCAAAATCACGCCTGCCGTGATGAACGCTCTGAAGCGCTGCGCGCCTCTTGCGCCTCTTCACAATCCCGCCAACATCATCGGCATCGAGGCGATCACGGCAGCGTTGCCCTCGGTGCCTCAGGTCGGCGTTTTCGACACGGCGTTCCATCAGACCATGCCCGATTACGCTTTTCGCTATGCCGTGCCCGAGAAATATTACAAGGAAGACCACGTGCGCCGCTACGGCTTTCACGGCACCAGCCACCGCTTCGTGTCGGCCCGCTGCGCCGAGATCCTCGGCCGCCCCATCGAAGAGCTGAAGATCATCACCTGCCACCTCGGCAACGGCAGCTCGCTGGCGGCCGTCGACCACGGCAAGGTCGTCGATACCTCCATGGGCTTCACTCCGCTTCCCGGCGTCGTCATGGGCACTCGCTGCGGCGACGTCGATCCGAGCGTTGTCACCTTCATCGCCCAGAAAGAAGGCGCGGAAAAAACCGACAAGATCCTCAACAAGGAGAGCGGCCTGCTCGGCGTTTCCGGCGTTTCCGCCGACCTTCGCGACGTCGAAGAGGGCATGAACAAGGGCGACGTCAAGTGCGCTCTGGCTTACAAAATGCTGACTTACAGCGTCAAAAAGTACATCGGCGCTTACGCGGCGGCCATGGGCGGCGTCGACGCCATCGTCTTCACGGCCGGCATCGGCGAGAACAGCGCCACGACTCGCCAGATGGTCACCGAAGGGCTCGAATTCCTGGGCGTGAAGATGGACTATTCCAAGAACAATTTCCGCGGCGAGGAACGCGTCATCAGCGCCTCCGATTCCAAGGTCAAGGTCATCGTCATTCCTACCAACGAAGAGCTGGTCATCGCCCGCGACACCAAAAAGATGGCTTTCTGA